In Tachysurus vachellii isolate PV-2020 chromosome 3, HZAU_Pvac_v1, whole genome shotgun sequence, one genomic interval encodes:
- the erf gene encoding ETS domain-containing transcription factor ERF: protein MKTPRDSGFAFPDWAYKPESSPGSRQIQLWHFILELLRKEEYHDVIAWQGDYGEFVIKDPDEVARLWGARKCKPQMNYDKLSRALRYYYNKRILHKTKGKRFTYKFNFNKLVLVNYPFIDMGSAGSSVPQSAPPVPSGVGTHFRFPPSTPSDVLSPNGEELRSPGVFTSVARRAARGSVSDCSDGTSVASELEEVGMTGSDERPAERAFRSLFLPHHPRLTHDSLFRMYGVPPPAAVHFPASPLPGAPLLPPQLSPALSMTSTPSSHLPYTPSPSLASPMPGSHFSFSPEDMKRYLQAHAQSVYNYHLSPRAFPHYPSIVVPQPQRPDKGMAGPTAGTHFVAHPLHHQQPEDPHPSPYKFKLQPPPLGRKHRDGPPPTSAGLSGPSGTPYTGLGECGSATGQGFNCSSSGLTSSGSGGPPKIKVESVSDIESEEEVEVTDISEDDDNCDVFAPSHCNGRPALLPCPDGIMDNEEDELEEDLFKTPAAPSSGIISGIAAVVGMTLPGLKAEPREGSPSSPGGTQCIPLKLRFKRRWSEDQRMEAEIEEAEDKKSRAEKEEPSAQEAQSQKVMPVEEEMSGGSLAAPLGAGLRRVSSELQKATAQLSLENNGC from the exons ATGAAGACCCCGCGGGATTCGG GGTTTGCCTTCCCAGACTGGGCGTACAAGCCGGAGTCGAGCCCAGGCTCCAGACAGATCCAGCTCTGGCATTTCATCCTGGAGCTGCTCAGGAAGGAGGAGTACCATGATGTCATTGCCTGGCAGGGCGACTACGGTGAGTTTGTCATCAAGGACCCGGATGAGGTGGCACGACTGTGGGGAGCCCGTAAGTGCAAACCTCAGATGAACTACGACAAACTCAGCCGAGCTCTAAG ATACTACTACAATAAAAGGATCCTGCACAAGACAAAAGGGAAAAGGTTCACCTATAAGTTTAATTTCAACAAGCTTGTGCTAGTCAACTACCCCTTCATTGACATGGGGTCTGCAG GTTCCAGTGTGCCTCAGAGTGCTCCTCCAGTCCCATCAGGTGTAGGAACCCACTTTCGTTTCCCTCCCTCAACTCCATCTGATGTTCTCTCCCCGAACGGCGAAGAGCTGCGCAGTCCTGGTGTGTTCACCAGTGTGGCACGGCGGGCAGCACGGGGGTCTGTATCCGATTGCAGCGATGGCACCTCTGTAGCCTCAGAGCTGGAAGAGGTGGGCATGACTGGCAGTGATGAGCGTCCAGCAGAGCGAGCCTTCAGATCTCTATTCTTGCCACATCATCCGCGACTCACTCACGACTCTCTGTTCCGCATGTATGGAGTTCCTCCCCCTGCCGCAGTACACTTTCCTGCCTCACCTCTGCCTGGTGCCCCCCTGCTGCCCCCACAGCTCTCACCTGCGCTGTCCATGACTTCAACCCCCAGCTCACACCTTCCCTATACACCCTCACCATCACTGGCATCACCCATGCCCGGGTCACACTTCTCATTCAGCCCCGAAGACATGAAGCGCTATCTGCAAGCACATGCACAGAGTGTCTACAACTACCATCTCAGTCCGCGTGCCTTCCCACACTACCCCAGCATTGTTGTGCCCCAGCCCCAGCGTCCTGATAAGGGCATGGCAGGGCCAACAGCAGGCACGCACTTTGTTGCTCACCCACTGCACCATCAGCAGCCTGAAGATCCACACCCCTCACCTTATAAATTCAAGCTTCAGCCCCCCCCGCTGGGCCGAAAGCACCGTGATGGCCCGCCCCCTACATCAGCAGGACTCTCAGGCCCTTCTGGTACTCCCTACACAGGCTTGGGTGAGTGCGGTTCTGCCACGGGGCAGGGTTTCAATTGTTCATCTTCTGGACTGACCAGCAGTGGTTCTGGTGGGCCACCAAAAATCAAG GTTGAGTCGGTCTCAGACATTGAATCAGAGGAAGAAGTAGAGGTCACCGATATAAGTGAAGATGACGACAACTGTGATGTCTTTGCTCCATCACACTGCAACGGCCGTCCTGCCCTTCTGCCCTGCCCTGATGGGATCATGGATAATGAAGAGGATGAGCTTGAGGAAGACCTGTTTAAGACCCCAGCAGCACCCTCTTCTGGCATTATTAGTGGCATTGCTGCTGTGGTTGGCATGACTTTGCCAGGCCTCAAAGCTGAACCCAGAGAGGGAAGTCCCAGCAGCCCCGGTGGTACCCAGTGCATCCCACTAAAACTGCGTTTCAAGCGCCGCTGGAGTGAGGACCAGCGAATGGAGGCAGAAATTGAGGAGGCTGAAGACAAAAAGAGTCGTGCTGAAAAGGAGGAGCCCTCAGCCCAAGAAGCTCAATCTCAGAAGGTGATGCCAGTTGAAGAGGAAATGAGCGGAGGGAGCTTGGCTGCTCCTCTGGGTGCAGGCCTGAGGAGGGTGAGCTCTGAGCTCCAGAAAGCAACAGCACAACTGTCTTTAGAAAACAACGGGTGCTAA